One genomic window of Microbacterium testaceum StLB037 includes the following:
- a CDS encoding purple acid phosphatase family protein, with the protein MLSSASTSHGTRTRRRATWIATTVVGFSLVLSGTAVASAAQADSTTTVSGVILGVGADEAQRIVTWYSSADTTQSVQVAPTSTLVNGAFPASATTFSASGTANIATSGGFNRHASITGLAENTAYSYRVGSDGNWSSTYAFKTQSFEGDYDFLFFGDPQIGSSGDVAKDQAGWQDTTKVALSANPNAELLVSGGDQVDSANKEDQWNAFLAPDELRQYPWVSTIGNHDVGGKAYEQHLYTPNTDRSGAYYRKGASSTGTESGGDYWFIYKDTLFIDLNSNSYATSQGGGGDDAHVAYVTDVVNKHGADAKYTVLVYHHAIYSPADHAKDADNKVRRVDFPTAFSKLGVDLVLQGHDHSYSRSYEIKNGAKANADEKPGQDEVFEGPGGVVYVTANSASGSKYYDITAPDNSGTSGAGNGADPLNPNNYWYNSVENQEHVRTYVKVQVQKDQLVVQNIRSGDCSAPNAAVELNRVLWCGPQNGTQPAQAVGSIQDEVTIHPNHGDGQDIQVDVPAGAPGEFGWTINGHNGLVDLGTAEEKNLQYFEATGQINPIAVTDTRRSKAAWSVSASVGNFTDGAKTFEGKYLGWTPKVVTPGAGAVAGAPVGSGYDGGDGLSTSRVLGSAAMGHDRGTGVVGADLDLKMPNSIDKGSYRATLTLTALAG; encoded by the coding sequence ATGCTCTCTTCCGCATCGACGTCGCACGGGACGCGTACGCGTCGCCGCGCCACGTGGATCGCAACGACCGTCGTCGGCTTCTCGCTCGTGCTCTCCGGCACGGCAGTGGCCTCGGCCGCGCAGGCCGATTCCACGACGACCGTCTCCGGCGTCATTCTCGGCGTCGGAGCCGACGAAGCACAGCGCATCGTCACGTGGTACTCCTCCGCCGACACCACCCAGTCGGTGCAGGTCGCCCCCACCTCGACGCTCGTGAACGGGGCCTTCCCGGCCTCGGCCACGACGTTCTCGGCATCCGGCACGGCCAACATCGCCACGAGCGGCGGGTTCAACCGCCACGCGTCGATCACCGGCCTCGCCGAGAACACCGCGTACTCGTACCGCGTCGGATCCGACGGCAACTGGTCGTCGACGTACGCGTTCAAGACGCAGTCGTTCGAGGGCGATTACGACTTCCTCTTCTTCGGAGACCCGCAGATCGGTTCGTCCGGCGACGTCGCGAAGGACCAGGCGGGGTGGCAGGACACCACAAAGGTCGCCCTCAGCGCCAACCCGAACGCGGAGCTGCTCGTCTCGGGTGGCGACCAGGTCGACTCGGCCAACAAGGAAGACCAGTGGAACGCCTTCCTCGCTCCCGACGAGCTGCGCCAGTACCCCTGGGTCAGCACGATCGGCAACCACGACGTGGGTGGCAAGGCGTACGAGCAGCACCTGTACACCCCGAACACCGACCGCTCGGGCGCCTACTACCGCAAGGGCGCCTCGAGCACCGGGACCGAGTCGGGTGGTGACTACTGGTTCATCTACAAGGACACGCTGTTCATCGACCTCAACAGCAACAGCTACGCCACCTCGCAGGGCGGCGGCGGCGACGACGCGCACGTGGCCTACGTCACCGACGTCGTGAACAAGCACGGTGCCGACGCGAAGTACACCGTGCTCGTGTACCACCACGCGATCTATTCGCCGGCGGATCACGCGAAGGATGCCGACAACAAGGTCCGCCGCGTCGACTTCCCGACCGCGTTCTCGAAGCTCGGCGTCGACCTGGTCCTCCAGGGTCACGACCACAGCTACTCGCGCTCGTACGAGATCAAGAACGGCGCGAAGGCGAACGCCGACGAGAAGCCGGGCCAGGACGAGGTCTTCGAGGGCCCCGGCGGCGTCGTGTACGTCACCGCGAACTCGGCATCCGGATCCAAGTACTACGACATCACCGCGCCGGACAACAGCGGCACGAGCGGTGCGGGTAACGGCGCCGACCCGCTGAACCCGAACAACTACTGGTACAACTCCGTCGAGAACCAGGAGCACGTCCGCACCTACGTCAAGGTCCAGGTGCAGAAGGACCAGCTGGTCGTGCAGAACATCCGCTCCGGCGACTGCTCGGCCCCGAACGCCGCCGTCGAGCTGAACCGCGTGCTGTGGTGCGGTCCCCAGAACGGCACCCAGCCGGCCCAGGCCGTCGGGTCGATCCAGGACGAGGTGACCATCCACCCCAACCACGGTGACGGTCAGGACATCCAGGTCGACGTCCCCGCGGGTGCACCGGGCGAGTTCGGCTGGACGATCAACGGGCACAACGGCCTGGTCGACCTCGGCACCGCCGAGGAGAAGAACCTCCAGTACTTCGAGGCCACCGGTCAGATCAACCCGATCGCCGTGACCGACACGCGTCGGAGCAAGGCCGCCTGGTCGGTCTCGGCGTCGGTCGGGAACTTCACGGACGGGGCCAAGACCTTCGAGGGCAAGTACCTCGGGTGGACGCCGAAGGTCGTCACGCCGGGTGCCGGTGCTGTCGCGGGTGCGCCCGTGGGGTCCGGCTACGACGGGGGCGACGGTCTGTCGACGTCGCGGGTGCTCGGCTCCGCCGCCATGGGCCACGACCGTGGCACCGGCGTCGTGGGAGCGGACCTCGACCTGAAGATGCCCAACTCGATCGACAAGGGGAGCTACCGCGCGACCCTGACCCTCACCGCGCTGGCCGGCTGA
- a CDS encoding WxL protein peptidoglycan domain-containing protein, giving the protein MNRLSRPLALFVATVVAAAVPLVGAPAAFASTDDVTWTVRTASNALGADRTNFAYALNPGAHLDDGLVIANRGTEAVELDVYAADGYTTSTGAVDLRLAAEKPTGVGKWIAVPQHHVSVPAGQTVEVPFTIDIPADATPGDYAGGVVTSLTVADQTANVNVDRRLGIRAGIRVGGDLAPALAVEGLRVDWDGGAVPFLFGDATVHYSLHNAGNVSLTAADTDAVAGPFGWGEVDAIPGDAAPVLLPGESWQRDVRVPAVAAMGLVWASVTATPAVTDASGSTTDLDPVVASAVGWAPPWPMLVVLLLVVAAAVLGPRWLRDRRRRRQDAEDARVAEAVARSLAEKDSDVAPVA; this is encoded by the coding sequence ATGAACAGACTCTCCCGCCCGCTCGCTTTGTTCGTGGCGACGGTGGTCGCGGCCGCCGTCCCGCTCGTCGGCGCCCCCGCCGCCTTCGCGTCGACCGACGACGTCACCTGGACGGTGCGCACCGCATCGAACGCGCTCGGCGCCGACCGCACGAACTTCGCGTACGCGCTGAACCCCGGGGCTCACCTCGACGACGGCCTCGTGATCGCCAACCGGGGAACCGAGGCGGTCGAGCTCGACGTGTACGCCGCGGACGGCTACACGACCTCGACGGGGGCGGTCGACCTGCGTCTGGCCGCCGAGAAGCCGACCGGTGTCGGCAAGTGGATCGCCGTTCCGCAGCATCACGTCTCGGTGCCCGCCGGGCAGACCGTCGAGGTGCCCTTCACGATCGACATCCCCGCCGATGCCACGCCCGGCGACTACGCCGGTGGCGTCGTGACGTCTCTCACCGTCGCCGATCAGACGGCGAACGTCAACGTCGACCGTCGTCTCGGCATCCGCGCCGGCATCCGGGTCGGGGGCGATCTGGCCCCGGCCCTGGCGGTCGAGGGTCTCCGCGTCGACTGGGACGGCGGTGCCGTGCCGTTCCTCTTTGGCGACGCCACCGTGCACTACAGCCTGCACAACGCCGGTAACGTCTCGCTCACCGCTGCCGACACCGACGCCGTTGCGGGTCCCTTCGGGTGGGGCGAGGTCGACGCGATTCCCGGCGACGCCGCTCCCGTCCTCCTCCCCGGGGAGTCCTGGCAGCGCGACGTCCGGGTTCCCGCCGTCGCCGCGATGGGCCTGGTGTGGGCATCGGTGACGGCGACGCCCGCGGTCACCGACGCCTCGGGTTCCACCACGGATCTCGACCCGGTCGTCGCCTCCGCCGTGGGCTGGGCCCCGCCGTGGCCGATGCTCGTCGTCCTGCTCCTCGTCGTCGCCGCGGCGGTTCTCGGTCCGCGCTGGCTGCGCGATCGTCGTCGCCGTCGACAGGATGCCGAGGACGCCCGCGTCGCCGAGGCGGTGGCGCGCTCGCTGGCCGAGAAGGACAGCGACGTCGCGCCGGTGGCCTGA
- a CDS encoding discoidin domain-containing protein: MTHRRPLTARRLLAAATAAVLAGALASPLAASAVTGVPTDPSDGVPRVDPPVTYTKFEPIADPGRGAADYLQPKWYDTDGRHIQAHGGQVVTTQENGQTVYYWYGEDRTKGYYNSPGVAVYRSTDAKNWTNLGDALRSISTRDDLLTPYFENLYDTVDENGQPRTAKIDALAYHLNSTEKSDYTAIFERPKVLHNDKTGKWVMWWHADGRTEPGGSTYARSMAAVAVSDSPAGPFRMTGAFRMPNRTDYKGCSQYAVPGQARDMNVFQDDDGTAYISYSSEENSSLYVAELNADYTNVLKTVDSDTLGVKQYSEDGRYPYVFADGKEGAPVRGQDFQIVKECGYLEAPAIFERDGTYTAIASGATGWAPNPQTYYTTKNLMGSWIRGVQAGDANENTWYASMPDGSDGLLSIGDKNRSTFGSQSTNVFELEPGKFVYMGDRWNEGKSDSTYVWLPLTVGENGRLEMHNPAAEDPARYSSGWDASYWNDKGFGHGTWKVTTALPTTVLRGQAPQLPSTVSVDVDGTASAVGVTWSAIDTSVLGPQTLTGTLAADAKFTTGRSFQRTITVTTPGVANIAPEATVTASSRTDLLGTITDGNRTGKGWDDWTGNGYPRNSWLQFDWGTNRTFDSLAVYTYKDGATATWPSRIQVQYRDAAGTWQDTTVAATLTQDAASAAPVVTLDGKGLPASSALRLHLTSDANTWQSVAEVEIWGNALAANVCRGSDATVSASFSQTKWATLPASNACDGRQNTQWSTWTDAGFKDSATFTLETTGTHRLDKVTFTNTEGAITGVSAEYRTSANEWKPVTLTGAAPTVTNGRETTLSFTQVVATGLRLTFATPGSYLKIPEIVVPEGVAAPKATATVTSRCLSGKVTLVTTVRNTEATPATVEIASPWGRKTFTAMAAGSAASIAQATRATSIVAGTITVKTSIDGAQGEQSVPFTARSCG; the protein is encoded by the coding sequence ATGACGCATCGACGCCCCCTGACCGCCCGCCGCCTCCTCGCGGCCGCAACGGCCGCCGTCCTGGCCGGAGCCCTGGCATCTCCTCTCGCGGCCTCCGCCGTCACGGGCGTGCCGACCGACCCGAGCGACGGAGTGCCCCGGGTCGACCCTCCGGTGACGTACACGAAATTCGAGCCGATCGCCGACCCCGGCCGCGGAGCCGCCGACTATCTCCAGCCGAAGTGGTACGACACCGACGGACGACACATCCAGGCGCACGGCGGACAGGTCGTGACGACCCAGGAGAACGGGCAGACCGTCTACTACTGGTACGGCGAGGACCGGACCAAGGGGTACTACAACAGCCCCGGCGTCGCCGTGTACCGATCGACGGATGCCAAGAACTGGACGAACCTCGGCGATGCGCTTCGCAGCATCTCGACGCGCGACGACCTGCTCACGCCCTACTTCGAGAACCTCTACGACACCGTCGATGAGAACGGCCAGCCGCGCACGGCGAAGATCGACGCGCTGGCGTACCACCTGAACTCGACCGAGAAGTCGGACTACACCGCGATCTTCGAGCGCCCCAAGGTGCTCCACAACGACAAGACCGGCAAGTGGGTCATGTGGTGGCACGCCGACGGGCGCACGGAACCCGGCGGAAGCACCTACGCCCGCTCGATGGCGGCGGTCGCCGTGTCGGACTCCCCCGCCGGCCCCTTCCGCATGACGGGCGCCTTCCGCATGCCGAACCGCACCGACTACAAGGGGTGCTCGCAGTACGCCGTCCCCGGTCAGGCCCGTGACATGAACGTGTTCCAGGACGACGACGGCACGGCATACATCTCGTACTCGTCCGAGGAGAACTCCTCGCTCTACGTGGCCGAGCTGAACGCCGACTACACCAACGTGCTCAAGACCGTCGACTCGGACACCCTCGGCGTGAAGCAGTACTCGGAGGACGGCCGCTACCCCTACGTCTTCGCCGACGGCAAGGAGGGCGCGCCCGTGCGGGGCCAGGACTTCCAGATCGTGAAGGAGTGCGGCTACCTCGAGGCCCCCGCGATCTTCGAGCGCGACGGGACCTACACGGCCATCGCCTCCGGCGCGACCGGCTGGGCCCCGAACCCGCAGACGTACTACACCACGAAGAACCTGATGGGATCGTGGATCCGCGGCGTGCAGGCCGGCGATGCGAACGAGAACACGTGGTACGCCAGCATGCCCGACGGCTCCGACGGCCTGCTTTCGATCGGCGACAAGAACCGCTCGACCTTCGGTTCGCAGTCCACGAACGTCTTCGAGCTCGAGCCCGGCAAGTTCGTCTACATGGGCGACCGCTGGAACGAGGGCAAGTCCGACTCGACCTACGTCTGGCTGCCGCTGACGGTGGGCGAGAACGGTCGCCTCGAGATGCACAACCCCGCGGCGGAGGACCCCGCCCGGTACAGCTCGGGCTGGGACGCGTCGTACTGGAACGACAAGGGGTTCGGCCACGGCACGTGGAAGGTCACCACGGCTCTCCCGACGACGGTCCTCCGCGGTCAGGCGCCGCAGCTGCCGAGTACGGTGTCGGTCGACGTCGACGGAACCGCTTCCGCCGTCGGGGTGACCTGGAGCGCGATCGACACGAGCGTCCTCGGGCCGCAGACTCTCACGGGCACCCTCGCCGCCGACGCGAAGTTCACGACCGGTCGCTCGTTCCAGCGCACGATCACCGTCACCACGCCCGGCGTCGCGAACATCGCGCCCGAGGCGACCGTCACGGCCTCGAGCCGCACCGATCTCCTCGGCACGATCACCGACGGCAACCGCACCGGCAAGGGATGGGACGACTGGACCGGCAACGGCTACCCGCGCAACAGCTGGCTCCAGTTCGACTGGGGGACGAACCGCACCTTCGACTCCCTCGCCGTGTACACGTACAAGGACGGCGCAACCGCGACCTGGCCGTCGCGCATCCAGGTGCAGTACCGCGACGCCGCCGGCACCTGGCAGGACACGACCGTCGCGGCGACCCTGACACAGGATGCCGCGTCGGCAGCGCCCGTGGTCACGCTCGACGGGAAGGGCCTTCCGGCATCCAGTGCCCTCCGCCTGCATCTCACGAGCGACGCGAACACGTGGCAGTCGGTCGCCGAGGTGGAGATCTGGGGCAACGCCCTCGCCGCGAACGTCTGCCGTGGCTCCGACGCGACGGTGTCGGCATCCTTCTCGCAGACCAAGTGGGCGACCCTGCCCGCGAGCAACGCCTGCGACGGCCGCCAGAACACGCAGTGGTCGACGTGGACCGACGCCGGGTTCAAGGACTCCGCGACCTTCACCCTCGAGACGACCGGGACGCACCGTCTCGACAAGGTGACCTTCACCAACACCGAGGGCGCGATCACGGGTGTCTCGGCCGAGTACCGCACGAGCGCGAACGAGTGGAAGCCGGTCACCCTGACCGGTGCTGCGCCCACGGTGACGAACGGTCGCGAGACGACCCTGTCGTTCACCCAGGTGGTCGCGACGGGCCTGAGATTGACGTTCGCCACCCCGGGTTCCTACCTGAAGATCCCCGAGATCGTCGTTCCCGAGGGCGTCGCGGCGCCGAAAGCCACGGCCACGGTCACCTCTCGCTGCCTCTCCGGGAAGGTGACGCTGGTGACCACGGTGCGCAACACCGAGGCCACCCCCGCGACCGTCGAGATCGCCTCACCGTGGGGACGGAAGACCTTCACCGCGATGGCCGCCGGTTCGGCCGCCTCCATCGCCCAGGCGACCCGTGCGACCTCCATCGTCGCGGGGACGATCACGGTGAAGACGTCGATCGACGGCGCTCAGGGAGAGCAGAGCGTGCCGTTCACGGCACGGAGCTGCGGCTGA
- the purB gene encoding adenylosuccinate lyase, translating to MSSLPPQPLSPLDGRYFATVSEIGDYLSEAGLNRARVEVEVEWLLALTDRSLFGTSPVSDGDRAKLRALYEEFGADEIAWLKEKEAVTRHDVKAVEYLVRDRLDALGLTALAELTHFACTSEDINSTAYALTVQRAVERVWLPKLRSVTAALAELAVEHRDAAMLSRTHGQPATPTTMGKEIGVFAWRLERVIRQLHAGEYLAKFSGATGTWSAHVAAEPDVDWPALTREFIESLGLGFNPVTTQIESHDWQVELYDRARHAGGILHNLATDIWTYISLGYFTQIPVAGATGSSTMPHKINPIRFENAEANLEIAGGLFSTLASTLVTSRLQRDLTDSTTQRNIGVAFGHSLLALDNLQRGLTEISLAEDVLLADLDVNWEVLAEAIQTVVRAEIAAGRSQITDPYALLKDLTRGRRVGAPELAEFVRGLDIGDAAKERLLALTPAAYAGLASRVVDAL from the coding sequence GTGTCCTCTCTGCCTCCGCAGCCCCTCAGCCCGCTCGACGGTCGGTACTTCGCCACCGTGTCCGAGATCGGCGACTACCTGTCGGAGGCGGGCCTGAACCGCGCCCGCGTCGAGGTCGAGGTCGAGTGGCTCCTCGCCCTCACCGACCGCTCCCTCTTCGGCACCTCGCCGGTGTCGGACGGCGACCGCGCGAAGCTCCGCGCGCTGTACGAAGAGTTCGGCGCCGACGAGATCGCCTGGCTCAAGGAGAAAGAGGCGGTCACCCGCCACGACGTCAAAGCCGTCGAGTACCTCGTGCGCGACCGCCTCGACGCCCTCGGGCTGACGGCCCTCGCCGAGCTGACGCACTTCGCCTGCACGAGCGAGGACATCAACTCCACCGCGTACGCCCTCACCGTGCAGCGCGCGGTCGAGCGCGTGTGGCTGCCCAAGCTGCGCTCGGTCACCGCCGCGCTCGCCGAGCTCGCGGTGGAGCACCGCGACGCCGCGATGCTGTCGCGCACCCACGGCCAGCCCGCCACGCCCACGACGATGGGCAAAGAGATCGGCGTCTTCGCGTGGCGCCTCGAGCGCGTCATCCGTCAGCTGCATGCCGGGGAGTACCTCGCGAAGTTCTCGGGAGCCACCGGCACCTGGTCGGCGCACGTCGCCGCCGAGCCCGACGTCGACTGGCCCGCGCTGACGCGGGAGTTCATCGAGTCGCTGGGCCTCGGCTTCAACCCGGTCACGACGCAGATCGAGTCGCACGACTGGCAGGTCGAGCTGTACGACCGCGCGCGGCACGCGGGTGGCATCCTGCACAATCTGGCGACCGACATCTGGACCTACATCTCGCTCGGCTACTTCACGCAGATCCCCGTCGCGGGCGCCACCGGGTCGTCGACCATGCCGCACAAGATCAACCCGATCCGGTTCGAGAACGCCGAGGCGAACCTCGAGATCGCCGGCGGACTGTTCAGCACCCTGGCATCCACCCTGGTGACGAGCCGCCTGCAGCGCGACCTGACCGATTCCACGACGCAGCGCAACATCGGCGTCGCGTTCGGGCACTCCCTGCTCGCTCTCGACAACCTGCAGCGCGGGCTCACCGAGATCTCGCTCGCCGAAGACGTGCTGCTCGCCGACCTCGACGTGAACTGGGAGGTGCTCGCCGAGGCCATCCAGACCGTGGTGCGCGCCGAGATCGCGGCCGGGCGTTCGCAGATCACCGACCCGTACGCGCTGCTCAAGGACCTCACGCGCGGTCGCCGCGTCGGCGCCCCCGAACTCGCCGAGTTCGTGCGCGGCCTCGACATCGGGGATGCCGCGAAGGAGCGCCTCCTCGCGCTGACCCCCGCCGCGTACGCGGGGCTCGCGTCGCGGGTGGTCGACGCGCTGTAG
- a CDS encoding low molecular weight protein-tyrosine-phosphatase has product MTASADAPFRVVFVCSGNICRSPMADVVFRHLADASGLGSRVASSSAGTGDWHVGERADHRTLEALERLGYDGSAHRARQFQYADFDRNDLVVALDRSHERVLRGWARDDDAADKIALLQSFVPDAETLDVPDPYYAGPPMFDEVLGMIERASRALFRQLEPAIRSAG; this is encoded by the coding sequence ATGACCGCGAGTGCCGACGCGCCCTTCCGCGTCGTGTTCGTGTGCAGCGGCAACATCTGCCGCTCCCCCATGGCCGATGTGGTCTTCCGTCATCTCGCCGATGCCTCGGGCCTCGGGTCGCGCGTCGCGTCGTCGTCGGCCGGCACCGGCGACTGGCACGTCGGCGAGCGTGCCGACCACCGCACGCTCGAAGCCCTCGAACGCCTCGGCTACGACGGGTCCGCCCACCGTGCGCGGCAGTTCCAGTACGCCGACTTCGACCGCAACGACCTCGTGGTCGCCTTGGACCGGAGTCACGAGCGGGTCCTGCGCGGCTGGGCCCGCGACGACGACGCGGCCGACAAGATCGCGCTGCTGCAGTCGTTCGTGCCGGATGCCGAGACCCTCGACGTCCCCGACCCGTACTACGCGGGGCCCCCGATGTTCGACGAGGTCCTCGGTATGATCGAACGCGCCAGCCGCGCTCTGTTCCGGCAGCTCGAGCCCGCCATCCGTTCCGCGGGCTGA
- a CDS encoding phage holin family protein, with translation MRFVVRVAVNAFAIWIVTLLPALQVQLIPFAPGEWLQVALTLLLVGLIFALVNTIVGTVVKIVAIPLYILTLGLISLVINGFLLWLTAVITSNWNWGLRTGEFWLTVVAALLIGVINAVLGGILRPRRDERSRR, from the coding sequence ATGCGCTTCGTCGTCCGCGTCGCCGTCAACGCCTTCGCCATCTGGATCGTCACCCTGCTGCCCGCCCTGCAGGTGCAGCTCATCCCATTCGCGCCCGGGGAGTGGCTGCAGGTCGCGCTCACGCTCCTGCTGGTGGGCCTCATCTTCGCCCTGGTCAACACGATCGTCGGCACGGTCGTCAAGATCGTGGCGATCCCGCTCTACATCCTGACGCTCGGGCTCATCTCCCTCGTGATCAACGGGTTCCTGCTGTGGCTCACCGCCGTCATCACCTCGAACTGGAACTGGGGCCTGCGCACCGGGGAGTTCTGGCTGACGGTCGTGGCCGCTCTGCTGATCGGTGTCATCAACGCCGTGCTCGGCGGCATTCTGCGTCCCCGTCGAGACGAGCGTTCACGCCGCTGA
- a CDS encoding histidinol-phosphate transaminase, whose product MSEEPVLPRIRPEIAALPAYRQGRQASADAFKLSSNENPFDPLPGVLEAIQAASGINRYPDATASRLRERLAARHGVSPDDVHVGAGSVSLLAQLLLATSGPGDEVVYAWRSFEAYPSLVAVAGATSVQVPLTEDFRHDLPAMAAAITERTRLVIVCSPNNPTGPTVTHDDFAAFVDAVPADVLIVLDEAYAEFVTEPASVEGDRVRAIIARPNIVILRTFSKAYGLAGLRVGYAVGHTRVLDAARSTAIPLSVTAAAEEAALASLAVESELLERVRVIAERRDRLVARLREAGWSVPDAQGNFVWLPAGERTLEVAAAFEDAGLVVRPFAGDGVRISIGEEESLDRIVEVAAAQR is encoded by the coding sequence GTGAGTGAAGAGCCGGTTCTCCCCCGTATCCGCCCCGAGATCGCCGCGCTGCCGGCGTACCGCCAGGGGCGGCAGGCCAGCGCCGACGCGTTCAAGCTGTCGAGCAACGAGAACCCGTTCGACCCGCTCCCGGGCGTGCTCGAGGCGATCCAGGCGGCATCCGGCATCAATCGGTATCCGGATGCCACGGCCTCCCGCCTCCGCGAGCGTCTCGCCGCACGACACGGTGTCTCGCCCGACGACGTGCACGTCGGTGCCGGGAGCGTCTCGCTCCTCGCGCAGTTGCTCCTGGCGACGTCGGGGCCGGGCGACGAGGTCGTCTACGCCTGGCGCTCGTTCGAGGCGTACCCCTCGCTCGTCGCCGTCGCCGGCGCCACCAGCGTGCAGGTGCCCTTGACCGAGGACTTCCGCCACGACCTCCCCGCGATGGCCGCGGCGATCACCGAGCGCACGCGCCTGGTCATCGTGTGCAGCCCCAACAACCCCACGGGGCCCACCGTCACGCACGACGACTTCGCCGCGTTCGTCGACGCCGTCCCGGCCGACGTGCTGATCGTGCTGGACGAGGCCTACGCCGAGTTCGTCACCGAACCCGCCTCGGTCGAGGGCGACCGTGTGCGCGCGATCATCGCCCGGCCGAACATCGTCATCCTCCGCACGTTCAGCAAGGCCTACGGCCTGGCCGGCCTGCGCGTGGGGTACGCGGTCGGGCACACGCGCGTGCTCGACGCGGCACGGAGCACCGCGATCCCGCTGTCGGTCACGGCCGCCGCGGAAGAGGCGGCGCTCGCGAGCCTCGCCGTCGAATCGGAGCTGCTGGAGCGCGTGCGCGTGATCGCCGAGCGCCGCGACCGTCTCGTCGCGCGCCTGCGCGAGGCGGGCTGGTCGGTCCCCGACGCCCAGGGGAACTTCGTCTGGCTGCCCGCCGGAGAGCGCACGCTCGAGGTCGCCGCGGCCTTCGAGGACGCCGGTCTCGTGGTGCGTCCGTTCGCCGGAGACGGCGTCCGCATCTCGATCGGCGAGGAGGAGTCGCTCGACCGCATCGTCGAGGTCGCGGCCGCTCAGCGCTGA
- a CDS encoding thiamine pyrophosphate-dependent enzyme: MTPLDDPALVRVLAADGTMAPTPAAERYLPLIDALTDAELETFYRDMVSIRAFDVQATNLQRQGQLALWPPSFGQEAAQVGSARAARAQDHIFPSYREHVVTRIRGVDPLDIIRLMRGLTHGGWDPTDPKNGNTHIYTLVLGAQTLHATGLAMGLVFDGKSGSGDPERDEAVIVYYGDGASSQGDVHEAMVFAASFQTPEVFFLQNNQWAISVPVATQSRSPLYKRGEGYGIPSLQVDGNDVLASYAVSKVALDEARAGGGPRAIEAMTYRMGAHTTSDDPTKYRTSDEEKAWAERDPIARMRAYLEGRGAPQQFFDDADAEGAALADDVRVRTNELGTIPRVHMFESVYSEAHALIQEEQRWLDDYEASMEGGAQ, from the coding sequence ATGACCCCGCTCGACGATCCCGCTCTCGTGCGCGTTCTGGCAGCCGACGGCACGATGGCGCCCACGCCCGCGGCCGAGCGCTACCTGCCGCTCATCGACGCCCTGACCGACGCCGAACTCGAGACGTTCTACCGCGACATGGTGTCGATCCGCGCGTTCGACGTGCAGGCCACCAACCTGCAGCGCCAGGGGCAGCTCGCCCTGTGGCCCCCGTCCTTCGGGCAGGAGGCCGCTCAGGTCGGCTCCGCCCGCGCGGCCCGCGCCCAGGACCACATCTTCCCCTCGTACCGCGAACACGTGGTCACCCGTATCCGCGGCGTCGACCCGCTCGACATCATCCGCCTCATGCGCGGACTCACCCACGGCGGGTGGGACCCGACCGACCCGAAGAACGGCAACACGCACATCTACACGCTCGTGCTCGGCGCGCAGACCCTGCACGCCACGGGCCTCGCGATGGGCCTGGTGTTCGACGGCAAGAGCGGCAGCGGCGACCCCGAGCGCGACGAGGCCGTCATCGTCTACTACGGCGACGGCGCCTCCAGTCAGGGCGACGTGCACGAGGCGATGGTCTTCGCCGCGAGCTTCCAGACCCCCGAGGTGTTCTTCCTGCAGAACAACCAGTGGGCCATCTCCGTCCCCGTCGCCACGCAGTCACGGTCGCCGCTGTACAAGCGCGGTGAGGGATACGGCATCCCGAGCCTGCAGGTCGACGGCAACGACGTGCTCGCCAGCTATGCCGTGTCGAAGGTCGCTCTCGACGAGGCGCGTGCCGGCGGCGGACCCCGCGCGATCGAGGCGATGACCTACCGCATGGGCGCGCACACGACCAGCGACGACCCCACCAAGTACCGCACCTCGGATGAAGAGAAGGCGTGGGCCGAGCGCGACCCGATCGCCCGCATGCGCGCCTACCTCGAGGGTCGCGGCGCCCCGCAGCAGTTCTTCGACGACGCGGATGCCGAGGGTGCCGCGCTCGCCGACGACGTGCGCGTGCGCACGAACGAACTCGGCACCATCCCCCGCGTGCACATGTTCGAGAGCGTGTACTCCGAAGCGCACGCGCTGATCCAGGAGGAGCAGCGCTGGCTCGACGACTACGAGGCCTCGATGGAAGGGGGCGCGCAGTGA